In the Ostrinia nubilalis chromosome 7, ilOstNubi1.1, whole genome shotgun sequence genome, one interval contains:
- the LOC135073213 gene encoding uncharacterized protein LOC135073213 isoform X5: MAPVNNDRHPSHTGTIPKTKARNNCNVPQEAVTPTRRDMTTNLVSTSLDWVPVSEYNTRSNYNKSRKPSNNASDHELTDLDNSVTFESGFGRFVPVRPQPRALPLNVQNRENITGDHHDDATASSVTGHTLHPYAHQMQNGLIPHSNHAAAAVMIVNPTTPNAVTGNISQPFNASNQNRNNLSRNLNPARNNFETNSLASNNNTTPPISNSRSGTKTVNLMNNMYDQGQGSFNNLNESNSLHRESARALGEAIVAACPDAAAVERRLGQIREYIRVTSSLVDTMRNSEDEQDLVTRPVSVQSNGSMYSDNELWQNEIKSKMELSQIRLTALKQQQKRLLKYQEEAKQQLEDEHRDRQSQEIQPSTSHDNFVGLQNQSFSGNYHNPNRMYAANQIGVATTLPHSTEALHTQQNMSENIENDHGHSIHNHNQDERFTHRDANVASSEEAAGVGRDSDGEEDEGLLSERGRMLQMKLRELQMKKQHMENLVTEFQKLQMATCLESSHNNYSSSGEDSGDEEPSRKCNKSGGNIKNEDPFKLMEIKAIKTALQKTKDLMRSVENYETEQQMAAAVNDETFSIPGHSNIHDNKSEGGGSMGGWSHDGSVCRVRNSLPPRHKYTNEHHSQHQHQQHQQLQQHQQLQQHQHQQLQQHQQLQQHQQLQQHQHQQHQQHQHQQHQSHEANIATLQELAQELRMETEKIMGERARIKDMVSNKEVARKQKKVNEEVRAGPSGVPGPAERRQMQLRALLADKQRELEALLNKEKVLCAGPEQQKIKPDSRTGSIVNQSYNSEQEEPDSRSEQILMDSQNSRETENFRSGGGDSALGGRSGTSAPSHAPSTYASDSDTASRNKSNQRNRTRRRQPLERPVEENAPQPNNVNQNARHEARVDSSNVNMVQPTAQNVETPANMPYSHLPPPPWNSSKSNQDMRTNQFTQNSHSQTMDRLMGTPQMSFPPSMPFNMMMPYGMVGGCGCGCGFWGAWCWQQLVMQQREIHQLRDQLNHLEERWRAETASHTLNNQVPPGNRANNYWDNFRSYSRQNLLSANSKTNADGHLGAGGPPQPQPLAERSHNTLTRAASRTPPAKRNDAADPRRRNLAPDVLHAHRPPDQPPAEPSNPFRNLNVADPVPEVVQAHSNNLNSAPAKRKSSSKLPAKNSTDRRNCTLDYSQTSNVNIASTSETPNPNLASTSRDAHDKATSKLFDLLRENVYSEVTALIGVNESHPDFLIQLFRELQLISSDPLRQRVLQSIRGVLSQYSSILENQSGEPGPEESRPEEISTTSEEAANYPECSSTTRNVGASPIQIDNKIVRFLLTKSDEVFTMEMIESLASQILVGSPDGRPSQRSKKRLVEALAKYEGIRVSDVSNDIIENLPFLVSGTDEGDESSQLASERSESSILQDVAGSLNLFSSSDGQLHQLNACPYDMWPGHVHMDIDGGDVNDASPRSSQEGKMDLLNCSEMHNGDLAEADQTCRSEGEARDDAAEALPDVVDTEEPTPTEAEAEWLGLDRVPTRLHMGESSEKQKGDVNIQLHVGANTQT; encoded by the exons ATGGCTCCTGTTAACAACGACAGACACCCAAGTCATACAGGCACCATACCGAAGACGAAGGCTCGAAACAATTGCAATGTACCGCAAGAAGCTGTGACTCCCACAAGAAGAGACATGACGACCAATTTAGTTTCG ACATCTTTGGATTGGGTGCCAGTTTCGGAATACAATACAAGATCAAATTACAATAAATCTAGGAAACCATCAAATAATGCTTCTGACCATGAACTGACTGATTTAG ATAATTCAGTAACATTTGAGAGTGGATTTGGAAGATTTGTACCTGTTAGACCACAACCTCGTGCTTTACCTTTAAACGTCCAGAACCGTGAAAATATTACCGGTGATCACCACGACGACGCGACAGCCTCGTCGGTGACTGGGCACACATTACACCCTTATGCACATCAAATGCAAAATG gTTTGATTCCACATTCTAACCATGCAGCTGCAGCTGTTATGATTGTCAATCCTACTACACCTAATGCAGTTACTGGAAATATATCTCAACCTTTCAAC gcTTCAAATCAAAATAGAAACAACTTGTCAAGAAATCTAAACCCAGCACGGAATAACTTTGAAACTAATAGTCTTGCTAGCAACAATAACACTACTCCCCCAATATCTAATTCTCGTTCAGGAACGAAAACTGTTAATTTAATGAATAATATGTATGACCAAGGACAAGGCAGCTTCAACAACCTGAATGAGAGCAATTCT ctTCATAGAGAATCCGCAAGAGCTCTAGGTGAAGCGATAGTAGCAGCGTGCCCTGACGCGGCTGCCGTTGAACGTCGACTAGGACAAATACGAGAGTACATACGTGTGACGTCATCTCTCGTTGATACCATGCGGAATTCGGAGGATGAA CAGGATCTTGTAACAAGACCTGTTTCAGTCCAAAGCAATGGCTCTATGTACAGCGACAATGAACTTTGGCAAAACGAAATCAAAAGTAAAATGGAATTATCGCAAATACGCTTGACAGCATTAAAACAACAACAAAAGAGGCTTTTGAAATATCAA GAAGAAGCGAAACAACAATTAGAAGATGAGCACAGAGACAGACAATCACAAGAAATACAGCCATCAACATCACATGACAATTTTGTTGGTTTGCAG AACCAGTCGTTTAGCGGTAATTACCACAATCCAAATCGAATGTACGCTGCCAATCAAATCGGTGTCGCCACAACGCTGCCTCATTCGACTGAAGCGCTGCATACCCAACAAAACATGTCTGAAAACATAGAGAACGACCACGGCCACTCCATTCACAATCACAATCAGGACGAACGGTTTACACACCGTGACGCCAATGTTGCCAGCAGTGAG GAGGCAGCAGGAGTTGGCCGCGACAGTGACGGCGAAGAGGACGAAGGCTTGCTCAGTGAGCGTGGCCGTATGCTGCAAATGAAGCTGAGAGAACTACAGATGAAAAAACAGCACATGGAGAATTTG GTAACTGAATTCCAGAAACTACAAATGGCGACGTGCCTTGAAAGTTCTCACAATAATTACTCCAGTTCGGGAGAAGACAGCGGCGATGAAGAGCCATCACGCAaat GTAATAAAAGTGGGGGGAATATTAAAAATGAAGATCCTTTCAAATTAATGGAAATAAAAGCCATCAAGACTGCACTTCAAAAGACAAAAG ACCTTATGCGGTCAGTGGAGAATTACGAGACAGAACAACAAATGGCCGCGGCAGTGAACGATGAGACGTTCTCAATACCCGGCCATTCAAACATTCATGATAA cAAATCCGAAGGCGGTGGCAGCATGGGCGGATGGTCACACGATGGAAGCGTTTGCCGCGTTCGCAACTCGTTACCTCCGCGACACAAGTACACTAACGAACACCATTCGCAGCACCAGCATCAACAACATCAACAACTGCAGCAACATCAACAACTGCAACAACATCAACATCAACAGCTGCAGCAACATCAACAGCTGCAGCAACATCAACAGCTTCAACAACATCAACATCAACAACACCAGCAACATCAACATCAACAGCACCAGA GTCACGAAGCTAACATAGCTACTTTACAAGAACTTGCGCAAGAATTGCGCATGGAAACTGAAAAGATCATGGGCGAACGCGCTCGAATCAAAGATATGGTCTCAAATAAAG AAGTAGCTCGTAAACAGAAGAAAGTGAACGAGGAGGTCCGAGCGGGCCCGAGTGGCGTTCCTGGCCCGGCCGAGCGCCGCCAAATGCAGCTGCGGGCTTTGCTCGCTGATAAGCAAAGGGAGCTTGAGGCGCTGCTGAATAAAGAG AAAGTATTATGTGCTGGACCAGAACAACAGAAGATAAAGCCTGATTCAAGAACTGGTTCTATTGTGAACCAATCCTACAATAG TGAGCAAGAGGAGCCAGACTCCCGAtctgaacagattttaatggATTCCCAAAACTCAAGGGAAACTGAAAACTTCAGG AGTGGCGGCGGCGACAGTGCGCTTGGCGGCCGGTCTGGTACCTCGGCGCCCTCGCACGCTCCCAGTACTTACGCCAGCGATAGCGATAC GGCTTCTAGAAATAAATCCAATCAAAGGAACCGGACCCGTCGAAGGCAGCCCCTGGAACGACCAGTCGAGGAAAAT GCACCTCAGCCCAACAATGTTAATCAAAACGCTCGTCATGAAGCGCGAGTGGACTCTTCAAATGTCAACATGGTTCAACCCACTGCACAGAACG TTGAAACCCCTGCGAATATGCCGTACTCACATTTGCCACCACCACCTTGGAATAGCTCTAAGAGTAATCAG GATATGAGAACCAACCAGTTCACGCAAAACAGCCACTCGCAGACCATGGACCGCCTGATGGGGACTCCTCAAATGTCGTTCCCGCCCTCTATGCCGTTCAACATGATGATGCCTTACG GCATGGTGGGCGGCTGCGGTTGCGGCTGCGGCTTCTGGGGCGCGTGGTGCTGGCAGCAGCTCGTCATGCAGCAGCGCGAGATACACCAGCTCAGGGACCAGCTCAACCAC TTGGAAGAGCGTTGGCGTGCCGAGACCGCATCGCATACTCTCAACAATCAAGTGCCGCCTGGAAATCGGGCCAACAACTATTGGGATAACTTCCGAAG CTACTCTCGTCAAAACCTCCTATCGGCGAACAGCAAGACGAACGCGGACGGGCACCTGGGCGCGGGCGGgccgccgcagccgcagccGCTGGCCGAGCGCTCGCACAACACGCTCACGCGCGCCGCCTCCCGCACGCCGCCCGCCAAGCGCAACGACGCCGCCGACCCGCGCCGCCGCAACCTCGCGCCCGACGTGCTGCACGCGCACCGGCCGCCCGACCAGCCGCCCGCCGAGCCCTCCAACCCCTTCCGCAACCTCAACGTCGCCGACCCCGTCCCCGAGGTCGTCCAGGCGCACTCCAACAACCTCAACTCCGCGCCCGCCAAGCGCAAGTCCTCCTCCAAGCTGCCCGCCAAGAACTCCACCGACCGCCGCAACTGCACGCTCGACTACTCGCAGACCAGCAACGTCAACATCGCGAGCACTTCGGAGACCCCCAACCCCAACCTGGCGTCGACGAGCCGCGACGCGCACGACAAGGCCACCTCGAAGCTGTTCGACCTGCTCCGCGAGAACGTCTACTCGGAGGTCACCGCGCTGATCGGCGTGAACGAGTCTCATCCGGACTTCCTGATCCAGCTGTTCAGGGAGCTGCAGCTGATCAGCTCGGACCCGCTGCGGCAGAGAGTTCTGCAGTCGATCCGCGGCGTTCTCTCGCAGTACAGCTCGATCCTGGAGAATCAGAGCGGCGAGCCCGGCCCCGAGGAGAGCCGGCCCGAGGAGATATCGACCACTTCGGAGGAGGCCGCGAACTATCCCGAGTGCAGTTCGACCACCCGAAACGTGGGCGCGAGCCCGATTCAGATCGACAACAAAATCGTTCGGTTTCTGCTGACCAAAAGTGACGAAGTGTTCACGATGGAAATGATAGAATCTCTGGCGTCGCAGATCCTGGTCGGCTCGCCGGACGGCCGACCCTCGCAGCGGTCGAAGAAGAGGCTCGTCGAGGCGCTCGCCAAGTACGAGGGCATCCGGGTGTCGGACGTCTCGAACGACATAATCGAGAACCTGCCGTTTCTGGTTTCGGGGACCGACGAGGGCGACGAGTCGAGTCAGCTGGCGAGCGAGCGCTCCGAGTCGTCCATATTGCAGGACGTGGCCGGCTCCCTGAACCTGTTCAGCTCGAGCGACGGCCAGCTGCACCAGCTGAACGCGTGTCCCTACGACATGTGGCCGGGCCACGTGCACATGGACATCGACGGCGGCGACGTGAACGACGCCAGCCCGCGCTCGAGCCAGGAGGGCAAGATGGATCTCCTCAACTGCTCGGAGATGCACAACGGGGACCTGGCCGAGGCCGACCAGACGTGCCGCTCGGAGGGCGAGGCGCGCGACGACGCGGCCGAGGCGCTGCCCGACGTGGTGGACACCGAGGAGCCCACGCCCACTGAG GCGGAAGCGGAATGGCTCGGGCTTGACCGTGTGCCAACAAGGCTGCACATGGGTGAATCGTCTGAAAAACAAAAAGGTGATGTTAATATTCAGTTACATGTAGGAGCAAACACCCAAACTTAG
- the LOC135073213 gene encoding pericentriolar material 1 protein-like isoform X4, with product MGGCFSKFSLKKTSLDWVPVSEYNTRSNYNKSRKPSNNASDHELTDLDNSVTFESGFGRFVPVRPQPRALPLNVQNRENITGDHHDDATASSVTGHTLHPYAHQMQNGLIPHSNHAAAAVMIVNPTTPNAVTGNISQPFNASNQNRNNLSRNLNPARNNFETNSLASNNNTTPPISNSRSGTKTVNLMNNMYDQGQGSFNNLNESNSLHRESARALGEAIVAACPDAAAVERRLGQIREYIRVTSSLVDTMRNSEDEAFIEHTKEEYDELVEMVMQLKESENKLENILVQKKPDNEEVPALEEDSGPSIPEASGKAEEKVETVIPQDKTNDLKNNNDNIVNNNLKKVTNIENEQLNKTLQNVKTSDDTLNKSPKAATSDQSNDNKQQTSETDLEKVVDSHENSENILEIVEIESIPYKEPEIKKDDQHLNAILRKNILSCVEKVALIEEMKNKCKSPTKQQDQQDLVTRPVSVQSNGSMYSDNELWQNEIKSKMELSQIRLTALKQQQKRLLKYQEEAKQQLEDEHRDRQSQEIQPSTSHDNFVGLQNQSFSGNYHNPNRMYAANQIGVATTLPHSTEALHTQQNMSENIENDHGHSIHNHNQDERFTHRDANVASSEEAAGVGRDSDGEEDEGLLSERGRMLQMKLRELQMKKQHMENLVTEFQKLQMATCLESSHNNYSSSGEDSGDEEPSRKCNKSGGNIKNEDPFKLMEIKAIKTALQKTKDLMRSVENYETEQQMAAAVNDETFSIPGHSNIHDNKSEGGGSMGGWSHDGSVCRVRNSLPPRHKYTNEHHSQHQHQQHQQLQQHQQLQQHQHQQLQQHQQLQQHQQLQQHQHQQHQQHQHQQHQSHEANIATLQELAQELRMETEKIMGERARIKDMVSNKEVARKQKKVNEEVRAGPSGVPGPAERRQMQLRALLADKQRELEALLNKEKVLCAGPEQQKIKPDSRTGSIVNQSYNSEQEEPDSRSEQILMDSQNSRETENFRSGGGDSALGGRSGTSAPSHAPSTYASDSDTASRNKSNQRNRTRRRQPLERPVEENAPQPNNVNQNARHEARVDSSNVNMVQPTAQNVETPANMPYSHLPPPPWNSSKSNQDMRTNQFTQNSHSQTMDRLMGTPQMSFPPSMPFNMMMPYGMVGGCGCGCGFWGAWCWQQLVMQQREIHQLRDQLNHLEERWRAETASHTLNNQVPPGNRANNYWDNFRSYSRQNLLSANSKTNADGHLGAGGPPQPQPLAERSHNTLTRAASRTPPAKRNDAADPRRRNLAPDVLHAHRPPDQPPAEPSNPFRNLNVADPVPEVVQAHSNNLNSAPAKRKSSSKLPAKNSTDRRNCTLDYSQTSNVNIASTSETPNPNLASTSRDAHDKATSKLFDLLRENVYSEVTALIGVNESHPDFLIQLFRELQLISSDPLRQRVLQSIRGVLSQYSSILENQSGEPGPEESRPEEISTTSEEAANYPECSSTTRNVGASPIQIDNKIVRFLLTKSDEVFTMEMIESLASQILVGSPDGRPSQRSKKRLVEALAKYEGIRVSDVSNDIIENLPFLVSGTDEGDESSQLASERSESSILQDVAGSLNLFSSSDGQLHQLNACPYDMWPGHVHMDIDGGDVNDASPRSSQEGKMDLLNCSEMHNGDLAEADQTCRSEGEARDDAAEALPDVVDTEEPTPTEAEAEWLGLDRVPTRLHMGESSEKQKGDVNIQLHVGANTQT from the exons ATGGGAGGTTGTTTTTCTAAATTTAGTCTGAAGAAG ACATCTTTGGATTGGGTGCCAGTTTCGGAATACAATACAAGATCAAATTACAATAAATCTAGGAAACCATCAAATAATGCTTCTGACCATGAACTGACTGATTTAG ATAATTCAGTAACATTTGAGAGTGGATTTGGAAGATTTGTACCTGTTAGACCACAACCTCGTGCTTTACCTTTAAACGTCCAGAACCGTGAAAATATTACCGGTGATCACCACGACGACGCGACAGCCTCGTCGGTGACTGGGCACACATTACACCCTTATGCACATCAAATGCAAAATG gTTTGATTCCACATTCTAACCATGCAGCTGCAGCTGTTATGATTGTCAATCCTACTACACCTAATGCAGTTACTGGAAATATATCTCAACCTTTCAAC gcTTCAAATCAAAATAGAAACAACTTGTCAAGAAATCTAAACCCAGCACGGAATAACTTTGAAACTAATAGTCTTGCTAGCAACAATAACACTACTCCCCCAATATCTAATTCTCGTTCAGGAACGAAAACTGTTAATTTAATGAATAATATGTATGACCAAGGACAAGGCAGCTTCAACAACCTGAATGAGAGCAATTCT ctTCATAGAGAATCCGCAAGAGCTCTAGGTGAAGCGATAGTAGCAGCGTGCCCTGACGCGGCTGCCGTTGAACGTCGACTAGGACAAATACGAGAGTACATACGTGTGACGTCATCTCTCGTTGATACCATGCGGAATTCGGAGGATGAA GCCTTTATTGAACACACAAAAGAGGAATATGATGAATTAGTTGAAATGGTTATGCAATTGAAAGAAAGTGAAAACAAATTGGAAAATATACTGGTCCAGAAAAAACCAGATAATGAAGAGGTTCCTGCATTAGAAGAAGATAGTGGACCTTCTATCCCAGAGGCTAGTGGAAAGGCAGAAGAAAAAGTTGAAACTGTGATACCACAAGACAAaaccaatgatcttaaaaataataatgataatattgtaaacAATAACCTAAAGAAGGTTACAAATATTGAAAATGAGCAATTGAACAAAACATTGCAAAATGTAAAAACTAGTGATGACACACTAAATAAGTCCCCAAAGGCTGCCACTTCTGATCAGAGTAATGATAATAAACAACAGACATCTGAAACCGATTTGGAAAAAGTGGTTGATTCTCACGAAAATTCAGAGAACATTCTTGAAATAGTAGAAATAGAATCGATACCTTACAAAGAACCTGAAATTAAAAAAGATGATCAGCACTTGAATGcaattttacgaaaaaatattttgtcgtgTGTTGAAAAGGTGGCATTGATTGAAGAAATGAAAAACAAATGCAAATCACCAACTAAGCAGCAGGATCAG CAGGATCTTGTAACAAGACCTGTTTCAGTCCAAAGCAATGGCTCTATGTACAGCGACAATGAACTTTGGCAAAACGAAATCAAAAGTAAAATGGAATTATCGCAAATACGCTTGACAGCATTAAAACAACAACAAAAGAGGCTTTTGAAATATCAA GAAGAAGCGAAACAACAATTAGAAGATGAGCACAGAGACAGACAATCACAAGAAATACAGCCATCAACATCACATGACAATTTTGTTGGTTTGCAG AACCAGTCGTTTAGCGGTAATTACCACAATCCAAATCGAATGTACGCTGCCAATCAAATCGGTGTCGCCACAACGCTGCCTCATTCGACTGAAGCGCTGCATACCCAACAAAACATGTCTGAAAACATAGAGAACGACCACGGCCACTCCATTCACAATCACAATCAGGACGAACGGTTTACACACCGTGACGCCAATGTTGCCAGCAGTGAG GAGGCAGCAGGAGTTGGCCGCGACAGTGACGGCGAAGAGGACGAAGGCTTGCTCAGTGAGCGTGGCCGTATGCTGCAAATGAAGCTGAGAGAACTACAGATGAAAAAACAGCACATGGAGAATTTG GTAACTGAATTCCAGAAACTACAAATGGCGACGTGCCTTGAAAGTTCTCACAATAATTACTCCAGTTCGGGAGAAGACAGCGGCGATGAAGAGCCATCACGCAaat GTAATAAAAGTGGGGGGAATATTAAAAATGAAGATCCTTTCAAATTAATGGAAATAAAAGCCATCAAGACTGCACTTCAAAAGACAAAAG ACCTTATGCGGTCAGTGGAGAATTACGAGACAGAACAACAAATGGCCGCGGCAGTGAACGATGAGACGTTCTCAATACCCGGCCATTCAAACATTCATGATAA cAAATCCGAAGGCGGTGGCAGCATGGGCGGATGGTCACACGATGGAAGCGTTTGCCGCGTTCGCAACTCGTTACCTCCGCGACACAAGTACACTAACGAACACCATTCGCAGCACCAGCATCAACAACATCAACAACTGCAGCAACATCAACAACTGCAACAACATCAACATCAACAGCTGCAGCAACATCAACAGCTGCAGCAACATCAACAGCTTCAACAACATCAACATCAACAACACCAGCAACATCAACATCAACAGCACCAGA GTCACGAAGCTAACATAGCTACTTTACAAGAACTTGCGCAAGAATTGCGCATGGAAACTGAAAAGATCATGGGCGAACGCGCTCGAATCAAAGATATGGTCTCAAATAAAG AAGTAGCTCGTAAACAGAAGAAAGTGAACGAGGAGGTCCGAGCGGGCCCGAGTGGCGTTCCTGGCCCGGCCGAGCGCCGCCAAATGCAGCTGCGGGCTTTGCTCGCTGATAAGCAAAGGGAGCTTGAGGCGCTGCTGAATAAAGAG AAAGTATTATGTGCTGGACCAGAACAACAGAAGATAAAGCCTGATTCAAGAACTGGTTCTATTGTGAACCAATCCTACAATAG TGAGCAAGAGGAGCCAGACTCCCGAtctgaacagattttaatggATTCCCAAAACTCAAGGGAAACTGAAAACTTCAGG AGTGGCGGCGGCGACAGTGCGCTTGGCGGCCGGTCTGGTACCTCGGCGCCCTCGCACGCTCCCAGTACTTACGCCAGCGATAGCGATAC GGCTTCTAGAAATAAATCCAATCAAAGGAACCGGACCCGTCGAAGGCAGCCCCTGGAACGACCAGTCGAGGAAAAT GCACCTCAGCCCAACAATGTTAATCAAAACGCTCGTCATGAAGCGCGAGTGGACTCTTCAAATGTCAACATGGTTCAACCCACTGCACAGAACG TTGAAACCCCTGCGAATATGCCGTACTCACATTTGCCACCACCACCTTGGAATAGCTCTAAGAGTAATCAG GATATGAGAACCAACCAGTTCACGCAAAACAGCCACTCGCAGACCATGGACCGCCTGATGGGGACTCCTCAAATGTCGTTCCCGCCCTCTATGCCGTTCAACATGATGATGCCTTACG GCATGGTGGGCGGCTGCGGTTGCGGCTGCGGCTTCTGGGGCGCGTGGTGCTGGCAGCAGCTCGTCATGCAGCAGCGCGAGATACACCAGCTCAGGGACCAGCTCAACCAC TTGGAAGAGCGTTGGCGTGCCGAGACCGCATCGCATACTCTCAACAATCAAGTGCCGCCTGGAAATCGGGCCAACAACTATTGGGATAACTTCCGAAG CTACTCTCGTCAAAACCTCCTATCGGCGAACAGCAAGACGAACGCGGACGGGCACCTGGGCGCGGGCGGgccgccgcagccgcagccGCTGGCCGAGCGCTCGCACAACACGCTCACGCGCGCCGCCTCCCGCACGCCGCCCGCCAAGCGCAACGACGCCGCCGACCCGCGCCGCCGCAACCTCGCGCCCGACGTGCTGCACGCGCACCGGCCGCCCGACCAGCCGCCCGCCGAGCCCTCCAACCCCTTCCGCAACCTCAACGTCGCCGACCCCGTCCCCGAGGTCGTCCAGGCGCACTCCAACAACCTCAACTCCGCGCCCGCCAAGCGCAAGTCCTCCTCCAAGCTGCCCGCCAAGAACTCCACCGACCGCCGCAACTGCACGCTCGACTACTCGCAGACCAGCAACGTCAACATCGCGAGCACTTCGGAGACCCCCAACCCCAACCTGGCGTCGACGAGCCGCGACGCGCACGACAAGGCCACCTCGAAGCTGTTCGACCTGCTCCGCGAGAACGTCTACTCGGAGGTCACCGCGCTGATCGGCGTGAACGAGTCTCATCCGGACTTCCTGATCCAGCTGTTCAGGGAGCTGCAGCTGATCAGCTCGGACCCGCTGCGGCAGAGAGTTCTGCAGTCGATCCGCGGCGTTCTCTCGCAGTACAGCTCGATCCTGGAGAATCAGAGCGGCGAGCCCGGCCCCGAGGAGAGCCGGCCCGAGGAGATATCGACCACTTCGGAGGAGGCCGCGAACTATCCCGAGTGCAGTTCGACCACCCGAAACGTGGGCGCGAGCCCGATTCAGATCGACAACAAAATCGTTCGGTTTCTGCTGACCAAAAGTGACGAAGTGTTCACGATGGAAATGATAGAATCTCTGGCGTCGCAGATCCTGGTCGGCTCGCCGGACGGCCGACCCTCGCAGCGGTCGAAGAAGAGGCTCGTCGAGGCGCTCGCCAAGTACGAGGGCATCCGGGTGTCGGACGTCTCGAACGACATAATCGAGAACCTGCCGTTTCTGGTTTCGGGGACCGACGAGGGCGACGAGTCGAGTCAGCTGGCGAGCGAGCGCTCCGAGTCGTCCATATTGCAGGACGTGGCCGGCTCCCTGAACCTGTTCAGCTCGAGCGACGGCCAGCTGCACCAGCTGAACGCGTGTCCCTACGACATGTGGCCGGGCCACGTGCACATGGACATCGACGGCGGCGACGTGAACGACGCCAGCCCGCGCTCGAGCCAGGAGGGCAAGATGGATCTCCTCAACTGCTCGGAGATGCACAACGGGGACCTGGCCGAGGCCGACCAGACGTGCCGCTCGGAGGGCGAGGCGCGCGACGACGCGGCCGAGGCGCTGCCCGACGTGGTGGACACCGAGGAGCCCACGCCCACTGAG GCGGAAGCGGAATGGCTCGGGCTTGACCGTGTGCCAACAAGGCTGCACATGGGTGAATCGTCTGAAAAACAAAAAGGTGATGTTAATATTCAGTTACATGTAGGAGCAAACACCCAAACTTAG